Below is a genomic region from Isosphaeraceae bacterium EP7.
GGGCAAGGCCGGGGCGTTCCACTCGGAACAGTGCCGCGACTACGGCACGAACCTCGTCGGCGGCGTCACCCCCGGCCGCGGCGGCAACACCACCCTGGGCGTCCCCGTCTTCGACGGCTGCGACGAGGCCGTCAAGGCCACCGGCGCCAACGCCACCATGATCTTCGTCCCCCCGCCCGGGGCCGCCGACGCGATCCTCGAAGCCGCCGACGCCGGCATCAAGCTCATCGTCGCCATCACCGAGGGCATCCCCGTCCTCGACATGGCCCGCGCCGTCGCCTACCTCAAGGCCCACCACCCCGACGTCCGCCTGATCGGCCCCAACTGCCCCGGCGTCATCACCCCTGGGCAGTGCAAGATCGGCATCATGCCGGGCTACATCCACAAGCCGGGCCGCGTTGGCCTGGTCAGCCGGTCGGGCACCCTCACGTATGAAGGTGTCTGGCAGCTCACCAGCCTGGGCATCGGCCAGAGCACCTGCGTCGGCATCGGCGGAGACCCCATCAACGGGTCGAGCTTCTCCGACATCCTGGAGATGTTCCAGAACGACCCCGACACCGACGCCGTCCTGATGATGGGCGAGATCGGCGGCAATGCCGAGGAGCAGGCCGCGGGCCTGAAGGCCTCGGGCAAGTTCACCAAGCCGATGGCCGCCTTCATCGCCGGCCAGACCGCCCCCCCCGGCAAGCGCATGGGCCACGCAGGCGCCATCATCTCCGGCGGGTCGGGCAAGGCGTCCGACAAGATCGACGCCCTCGAGGCCGCCGGCATCCTGGTCGCCAAGAGCCCCGCCGACATGGGCATCACCCTCCAGGCCGCCCTCAAGGCGGGCTGAGCAAGGTCGTCTCCTCGACCAATCCAGGGCCGATTGCTTGGCACCCTCCCGAGCAACCGGCCCGGTCCACATTCCGGGGGTCGACCGCCCTACCCCCCGATCGCCGGCGCGAGCACACCTTCATGTCCACGCCCGACGCCGAGAACCCCTGGACCACCCGGTCCAGCCGCCCCATCTACGACAACGCCTGGATCGCCGTCCGCGAAGACCAGGTCACCCGGCCCGACGGCCAGCCCGGCATCTACGGCGTCGTCCACTTCAAGCACACGGCCATTGGCGTACTGCCCGTCGACGACCAGGGGCGAGTCTGGCTCGTCGGCCAGCATCGCTACCCGCTGGGCAACTATTCCTGGGAAATCCCCGAAGGGGGCGCCGACGACGGCGAGACCCCCGAGCAGGCCGCCCGCCGCGAACTCCTGGAAGAGACCGGCCTCGTCGCCGCCCACCTGGAGCCGATCGCCACCTCGCACCTCTCCAACTCCGTCAGCGACGAGGTCGCCTACCTCTTCCGCGCCACCGGCCTGACCCTCGGCGAAAGCTCCCCCGAGGGGACCGAGCGCCTGGAAGTCCGCCAAGTCGAGTGGGACGAGGCCTGGGCAATGGTCAAGGAGGGCCGGATCACCGACTCCATGTCCCTCATCGCCCTGCTGTCCGAGGCCGTCCGCCGCGGAACTCCGCCGTTGACCGGCTAGACCAAACGCGAAGGCCGGGCCGAGTCGCCATGCGGGCGTCTCGACTCGGCCATTGGTCGCGGCTCGGGCTTGAAAAGCAGGCGAGTTGCTCAGCGGGAGGCGATGCCGCGGACGCCGAGGATGGATTGCGAGGGGAAGTGCTTGCCGGGGCAAGCGGCCGGGCTGTCGGACAGGTCGGCGTGGGTGCCGACGTGGTCGGCGGGAATCTTGTAATGGTCGGTCAGGTAGGCGACGAGCGCCTTGGCGGCGGCGATCTGCTTGGGGGTGGGGGGCTTGTCGTCCAGGTCGCCCACCAGGCAGATGCCGATGCCGTCTTCGTTCATGCGCTGGTCACGGGCGTTGCGGGTGTGCACGCCCCCCTTCTGGTTCGCCCAGCGGCGGGCGACCTCGATCTGGCCGTCGGGGCTGTCGGTGCCGTTGCCGATGACGAAGTGGTAGCCGCAGCCGTCGAAGCCCAGGGCCTTGCGGTGTTCGCGGTCGATCTGGTCGAGACCGCCTTCGCTGTGGGCGCTGTGGTGCAGCACGACATACTTCCAGGGCCGGTCGGCCTTGGGCGGGGCGAACAGGTCGCCCGGGTCGTTGACCAGCGGGCGGACCACCTCGGCCGGGGTCAGCTTGCGCTGCTTGGCGGCGGTCGTACGCCGCTTCGACGAGCGGGCGGCGCTGGGGGGGACCAGTTCGGGGCGAGGCTCGTCAATCTTGGGGATCACGTCGTTGTCGCTGGTGCCGCTGCTGGGGGCCACCTTGGCGTCAAGTGACGGCTCGCCCGTGGAGCCCCCGCGAGACGCGGCCGGCGGCGATTCGGGCACCGCGTTGGCCGGCTCAAGCCCGCCGATCGACGGCTCGACGACCGTGGAGGACTCCCCGGCGTCGCCCGGCACGACGGTCGTGACGCCCGAAGAGACGCCGACAGGCGAGTCGCCGCAGCCGCCGGGGACGTTGCACGGGGCGGCCACCGCGGCGGGGGCACCCATATACACCGGACGCATCGAGGCGCGTTTGTGGCTGCATCCCGGGCCGGAGATGATCAGGCAGGCGGCCGCCAGGCCGGCGGGGGCGGACATCCAGGTCGGTACGGCGCGCAGGGCGGACGCGGCCATCTGGAAGAGGGCCATGAGGGCATCTCCGGTCGGAACACACGGGGAATTTGTTCGAGAGGCGACGACTCTCGCGACGGAACTTCCTAGAGCAATCAGGAGGCCAGCCCCCGACGAAAAACCTTCAAAGTCCGCCGCCAGAATCCTGGATTCGACTGAAGTCTACACCCCGATTGGACGATAGGTCGGCAATCGAAAGAAAATTTTCCGATTCCCCTCAAGACCCAGGCCCCGCCGACCGACGACCCGAAGTCATCTTGACACGCCCTTCTTGTCAATCGTTCAAACCTGCCGTCCGCCACTCCTCATGACAGGCCGCCACCCGGCGCGTTATCCTGTCCCCTTCCATCGCGCCAACCCCCCGTCGACCCGGGCGCGACTCACATCGATGACAGCGGAGGAGGCGTCTCGCCCCCGGCGCGCCCCGCGCGACCGGCCCCCGCGCGACGCGAAGGCCTGCACCCATGCCGAGCTACCACCCGCAGCGGATCGAGCCCAAGTGGCAAGCCTACTGGGACGCCAACAAGACGTTCGCCGCGCGCGACCTCGTGGCCGATCAGCCCAAGCTGTACGTGCTCGACATGTTCCCCTACCCCAGCGGCGCCGGCCTGCACGTCGGCCACCCCGAGGGGTACACCGCAACCGACATCGTCTGCCGCTATAAGCGGATGCGCGGATTCAACGTGCTGCACCCGATGGGCTGGGACGCCTTCGGCCTACCCGCCGAGCAGTACGCCATCAAGACCGGCGCCCACCCGCGCGAGACCACCCAGGCGAACATCGACAACTTCCGCCGCCAGATCAAGTCGCTCGGCTTCTCGTACGACTGGGACCGCGAGGTCGACACCACCGACCCCGCTTACTACAAGTGGACCCAGTGGATCTTCCTGAAGCTCTACGACACCTGGTATGACCCCGACTGCGCCTGGACCGACCCCGGCGGCAAGCCCCGCAAGGGCAAGGGTCGCCCCATCGCCGACTTGCCCATTCCCGACGGCACGCCCGACGCGGCCGCCTATCAAGACGCGAAGCGGCTGGCCTACCGCGCCGAGATCCCCGTCAATTGGTGCCCCGCGCTGGGCACCGTGCTCGCCAATGAAGAGGTGCAGGACGGCAAGTCCGAGGTCGGCGGCCACCCCGTCGTCAAGATGCCGTTGAAGCAGTGGATGCTGCGAATCACCGCCTACGCCGACCGGCTCGTCGACGACCTGGAAGGGCTCGACTGGTCCAAGGCCATCCGCGACATGCAGCGCAACTGGGTCGGACGCAGCGAAGGGGCCGAGCTCGACTTCGCCCTGGCCACCGTCACGCCGGGCGGCTACGACAACTGGAAGATCCTCCGCCAGGGAGACGGCTTCCCCGAGCCCGCCGGCCCCGACGTCGTCCGCGTCTTCACCACCCGGCCAGACACCCTCTTCGGCGCCACCTACCTGGTCCTCGCCCCCGAGCACCCCCTCGTCGACCGCGTCGTCGGCGTCGAGCAGCGGCCGGCCGTCGACGAGTATCGCGAGGCCTCCGCCCGCAAGAGCGACATCGACCGCACCGACCTGTCGAAGACCAAGACCGGCGTCTTCACCGGCGCCTACGCCGTGAATCCGGCCAGCGGCGAGCCGGTTCCCATCTGGATCGCCGATTACGTCCTGCTCGGCTACGGCACCGGCGCCATCATGGCCGTGCCGGCGCACGACCAGCGCGACTTCGAGTTCGCCCAGGCCTTCAACCTCCCCATCAGGGCCGTCGTCCTGCCCGATGATGCCTGGATCGACACCCATGCGCCTGAGGGGCTCGACGGCGACTCGACCGTCGACGCCTGGCGCGCCCACTACATCAGGAATCCGGGGCTCTTCCCCGTGGCCTTCGGCGGCGAGGGCCGCGCCCTCAACTCGCGCAACCCCGAGATCGACCTCGACGGCCGTGCCACCGCCGAGGCCAAGGCCAGCATGGCCAACTGGCTGACCGAGCAGAAGCTGGGCCGCAAGACCGTCAACACCAAGCTCCGCGACTGGCTCTTCAGCCGTCAGCGCTACTGGGGAGAGCCCTTCCCCATCCTGCTGGACAAGCCAGACGGCCTGAAGGCCTACGCCGTCCCGGTCGACGAGCTGCCCGTCGTGCTCCCCGAGATGGCCGACTTCCGCCCTTCGGGGCGGCCCGAGCCGCCGCTGGGCAAGGCGACCGAGTGGGTCAACTACTCCGAGGCCTATCGCCGCGAGACCAACACCATGCCGCAGTGGGCCGGCTCGTGCTGGTACTACCTGCGCTACCTCGACCCCAAGAACGACCAGGCCCCCTTCGACCCCGAGAAGGAACGCTACTGGATGCCGGTCGACCTGTATGTCGGCGGCGCCGAGCATGCGGTCCTCCACCTGCTCTACTCGCGGTTCTGGCACAAGGTCCTCTTCGACCACGGTCTGGTCAGCACCATGGAGCCGTTCCAGAAGCTGGTCAACCAGGGGATGATCCTCGGGGAGACCGAGTACACCGGCTATCGCGACCAATCCGGCGCCTGGGTGAGCTCGGCAACCGTCCGACTCGTCGACGAGATCCAGGTCGACGCCAAGGGCCGGCCGGTCGAGACGGTCAAGCTCACCGAGGACAGGGTCGTCAAGAAGGGCGAGGGCTTCGTCCTGGTCGACGACCCCTCGATCCGCATCGATGCCCGCGCCCACAAGATGTCGAAGAGCCGGGGCAACGTCATCAGCCCCGACCACGTCGTCAAGGAATACGGCGCGGACAGTCTCAGGCTCTTCGAAATGTTCATGGGACCGCTCGAAGCCGTCAAGCCCTGGAGCATGAAGGGGGTCGAGGGCGTCTACCGCTTCCTCGCACGCGCCTGGCGGATGGTCGTGGATTCCGACGCCGACGAGATCCGCCTCGACTTCCGGGTCGTTGACGCCGAGCTGACGCATGAGCAGGCCAAGCTCGTGGCGCGTACCGTCGCCGCGGTGACGGACGACCTGGAGCGCCACAGCTTCAACACCGCGATCAGCCGCCTGATGGAGTTCGTCAACGCGTTCACCGGCCAGGAAACCCGCCCGAAGGCGGCCATGGAGGCCTTCACTTTGCTGCTTGCCCCCTACGCCCCGCACCTGGCCGAAGAACTCTGGGAGCTGCTGGGCCACGGACCGACCCTCGCCTACCAGCCCTGGCCCACGTATGACCCGGGCCTGCTGGTGGACGAGGAAATCGAGATCCCGCTCCAGGTCAACGGCAAGCTCCGCGCCCGCCTGACCGTCCCCTCGGCCATCACGCCCGAGGACCTGGAGGCCACCGCGCGGTCGCACGAGCGGCTGGCCGAGTGGCTCCAGGGCAAGACCATCAGGAAGGTCATCGTCGTCCCCGGCAAGCTCGTCAACTTCGTCGTCGGCTGACGTTGCCCCCCGCCCTCGGTTCACATCTCCTCCACGGCCAACGAAGCCGGCGCCCCGGCCCTGTCCGCCGGGCGCCCGGCCCGCCCGGCCCCCAGCGCAGGTCCGACCCATGACGAAGCACCCCATCCTCCGCGAGTTCAAGAACTCGGCCTTCATCATCGCCGGCATCCTCTCGGCGGCCTTCGGCCTCCACGGTTTTCTGCTCCCCGAAGGCCCGGCGCACGTCGCCGCCCATGGGGCCCCGGTCGAAACCACGAACCCACTCGACACTCACTCCAGGCCGAAGCTCGACGCCGAAGGCAATTCGCTGGTCAAGGTGGATGATCATGAGATCCACTTCATCGACGGCGGCGTCACCGGCATCTCGATGCTCGTCGCCAAGCTCTTCGGCATCCCCCTATCGGTGCTCCTGCTCGTCATCAACCTGCCGTTCATCGCGGTGGGATACAAGCAGATCGGCTGGGCCTTCGCCCTGCGCAGCGCCCTGGCCATCGGCGGGCTGTCGATCTGCCTGGCCACGATCCACTTCCCCGACGTCACGCCGGACAACCTGCTGACGGCCGTCTTCGGCGGCTTCTTCATCGGCGCCGGCATCGGCCTGGCCATCCGGGGCGGGGCCGTGCTCGACGGCACCGACATCGCGGCGCTGCTCATCAGCAAGAAGAGCTTCGTCCTGAGGGTCGGCGACGTCATCCTCGGCCTGAACATCGTCATCTTCCTGACGGCCGCCTTCGTCCTGGGCGTCGAGAGCGCCCTCTACTCGATCCTCACCTACGTCTCCGCCTCCAAGACCCTCGACTTCATCCTCCACGGCATCGAGGAATACACCGCCATCACGATCATCTCGGAGAAGAGCGAGCCGATCCGCAAGGCGATCATCGAGGTCCTGGGCCGAGGGGTCACCATCTACAAGGGGCGACGCGGGATGTCCGGGGATGACCAGGACATCCTCTATTGCGTCGTCACCCGCCTGGAAATCGGCAAGGTCAAGATGATCATCCAGGACATCGACAAGGCCGCCTTCACCATGGTCTACCCGCTCACCGACGTCACGGGCGGCGTGCTCAAGAAGTCGGGCCTGCACTGAGGCGGAGGCCGCCTACCGCACCGAGGCGGCGTCGAAGTGGGGGTTCTCGACGATCGAGAACGTGTTGCCGAATGGGTCTTCCACCGACGCCACCTTGATTCCTCCCCCCACGTCGCGCACCTCTTCGAAGACCCGGGCCCCCAGCTCGACCAGCCGCTTCAGCTCAGCCTCGGCGTCGGGCACGCCCCAGTAGGCCTGCACGCCGTGAGAGCCGGGGGTGCCATCCGGGACCAGGCCCAGCTCGAACCCGCCCACCGTGTATCCCACATAGAAGGGCTGGTCGAAGTACGGCTCGACGCCCAGCACCGCCCCATACCAGGCCTTGGCCGCCGCAAGGTCTTTCGCCGGATAGATCGCCGATCGCAAGCCCTGGATCATCGGATCAACCCTCGTCGCCCCGGTTAGCCCGCGTCGCCGACGCCCTCGTGGCGATCCGCGTGCCATCTCTCGTCTATACTAATGGACGCGGCGGGCGATGAGACCGGGGCCGCCCCGGGTCGTCGCCCACCGACGCTTCGAATCTACGGGACTGGAACGGTTATGGCACGCCCGCGCTACGTCATCGGCATCGACCTGGGGACCACCAACTGCGCCGTCGCCTACGTCGACACCAAGGGGAAAGAGCGGCCGACCGCCGACATCCGCCCGTTCGACGTCCCCCAGCTCGTCGCCGCCGGCGAGACCGCCCCCCGCTCGATGCTCCCCTCGTTCCTCTACTTGCCCGGCACGCATGACCTCCCCCAGGGCGCCGCGGTCCTCCCCTGGCGCGACGACGCCGACCGGATCGTCGGCGAATTCGCCCGGATCCAGGGGGCACGCGTCCCCTCGCACCTCGTCTCCAGCGCCAAGAGCTGGCTCTGCCACCCGGGCGTCGACCGCGAGGCCGACATCCTCCCCTGGGGAGCCCCCGCCGAGGCCCGCAAAGTCTCGCCCGTCGAGGCCTCCGCCGACCTCCTGCGCCACATCCGCGACGCCTGGGACGCCACCTTCGCCAAGGGTGACGACACCCGCAAGTTCGTGTCCCAGGAGATCGTCCTGACCGTCCCCGCCTCCTTCGACGAGGCCGCCCGCGAGCTGACGCTCGAAGCCGCAAAACGCGCGGGAATTCTAAAGCCGGTCCTGCTGGAAGAGCCGCAGGCCGCCTTCTACTGCTGGATCGTCAGCCACCAGGACGGATGGCAGCGCGAGGTGAAGGCCGGCGAGCGCATCCTCGTCTGCGACATCGGCGGCGGCACGTCCGACTTCAGCCTCATCACCGTCGTCGAGACCCCCGATGGCCCCGCCTTCCGCCGCGTCGCCGTCGGCGATCACCTGCTGCTGGGCGGGGATAATATCGACCTCGCCCTGGCCCACGCCGTCGAAGCCAAGCTCAAAGGGGCCCGACTGGACACCGAGCAGTGGTCGGCCCTGCGGCTCGCCTGCCGGACCGCCAAGGAGAAGCTGCTTGCCGACGGCGGGCCCGAGCGCTGGCCGGTCACCATCGCTGGCCGGGGCTCGAAGCTGATCGGCGGCGCGATCCAGTCGGACTTGACCCGCGACGAAGTCCGCAAGGTGGCCCTCGACGGCTTCTTCCCCGCCACCAACGCCGCCGACGAGCCCGGCCGAGGCGCCCGCGCGGGCCTCCAGGAATTCGGCCTCCCATTCGTCAACGACCCGGCCATCCCCCGCCACCTCTCCGCCTTCCTCCGCCGCCACGCCGCCGACGGCGCCCCCGAAGGCCAGCCCCACACGGGCAGGCCCGACGCCATCCTCTTCAACGGCGGGGCCCTCACGCCCCCCGTCGTCCGAGAACGCATCGTCCAGGTCATCACCGCCTGGTTCGCAGGTTCCGAGCCCGAGTCCGCAACCCCTTACAAACCGCGAGTCCTCACCAACGCCTCGCTCGACCTCGCCGTGGCCAACGGGGCGGCCTACTACGGGATCGTCCGGCGCGGCGGCGGCATCCGCATCGGCGGCGGCACCGCACGCTCGTTCTACGTCGGCTTCCAGGGCCAGCCAGGCTCCCCCCCCTGGCTCTGCACCGTCCCGCGCGACGCCCAGGAAGGCGACGAGTTCGCCATCGAGGGTCGCGACTTCGAACTCCTGATGGGCAGGCCCGTCGCCTTCCCGCTCGCCTCCAGCTCGGTGAGGCCCCAGGACAAGCCCGGCGACCTCGTGCCGGCTGATCCCAATTCCATCCTCGACCTCCCCCCGCTCGTCGGCCTGATGAAGGTCGGCCGCAAGGCGAAGGCCGAGCAGATTCCCGTGAGCCTCGCCGCCCGCGTCACCGAGGTCGGCACCATCGAGCTCTGGTGCCAGTCCCGCACCGACGACCGCCGCTGGCGCCTCCAGGTCCAGCTCCGAGGCCCATCCAATCGGGCTGAACCTGGTGCCGACGTACCCATCGAAGAATCCGAGCGCGTTGTCCTGGAGCAGTCGTATGTCGACGCCGGGGTCGAGGCCATCCGAGTCGCCTTCGCCGATCCTTCGCCCCCCGAGGATCGAGGGCCGTCGCGCCTGGTGAAAATCCTCGAAGAAGTCGTCGACCTCCCGCGCGACCAGTGGCCCCCCTCGGCCCTGCGCTCCTTCTGGGAACCCCTGCGCGACGCCGCCGACCGCCGCGCCAAATCCTCGCGCCACGAGTCCCGCTGGCTCAACCTGGCCGGCTACTGCCTCCGCCCCGGCGTCGGCTACCCGCTCGACGAGCTGCGCATCAAGGCCGCCTGGTCCCTCTGGCACCAGAGCGTCAAGCACCCCAAGGACCCGCAGTGCTGGGCCGAGTTCTGGATCCTCTGGCGCCGCGTCGCCGCCGGCCTGACCAAGGCCCACCACGAGGAAATCCACCGCCGCATCGCCCCGTTCCTCATCCCCCCCAAGGCGGCCGGCGGCCTCGCCGGAGTCGCGAAAAAGGCCAACCGCCCCAAGCCCGAGCCCCACGAAGTCGCCGAAATCTGGCGAACCGCCGCCGCCCTCGAGCGCATCCCCGCCGCCGCCAAAACCCAGCTCGGCGACGCCCTCGCCGCCGACCTTACCCGCCCCGGCCCCCTCGCGCACATCCCCTGGTGCCTCGGCCGCCTGGGAGCCCGCGTCCCCCTCTTCGGCCCCGCCAACACCGTCGTCCCCCCCGACGTCGCAGCCCGCTGGCTGGCCCCCCTGCTCGCCCGAGAAAACCCCGCCGGCCGAGAAACCGGCGACCTCACCTTCGCCCTCACCCAGCTCGCCCGCCTCTCCGGAGACCGGGCGAGAGACCTCGACCCCGACCTCCGTCACCAAGTCGCCGCCCGCCTCGCCGAGCTAGGAGCCTCCGAAGAGTCCATCCGCCCCATCCTCGAACTCCAGACCCGAAAAGCCGCCGATCAGGCCCAGGCTTTGGGGGATACGCTGCCAACGGGGTTGCGGCTCATCGTCGCGGATGTCGCAGCGATGGCGTGATCACCACGACATCCCAATCGAATGGGCACGATCGAGAACCACGGGTTCCGTCATCCGTCTCGCGCCCGACATTCCCAACGATCGGTCGCGAGAAAATTGACGAGAGTACCGTGGACGACTTAACGCTCGCCTTGGGTCTGCGAGTGTTCTGTCAATTCCTGCTCCGTGGAATGATTGACCGTCGTCGTCGGCCGGCGGCTGACGATCCACCCGATGCCTCCAACTCCGATCATCACCAAGCTGCCGAGCTCACCGAGTGCGAGCAATCCGTCAAAAACCAGGAACACAGGGGTTTTCCTCAAGGCTCCCCCGAAAGACGCGACCAGCTTGCTTATAAGAAACAGAACTCCGGCAGCACAGAGGCTTCCCAAGCACACAGATTTCCACCAGGATCGCCATCCCGGCACCGGGCCATCGAGAGGATACGGTGGCGCATACTCATGCGACTTCGTCATCATGTTTTCCCAAGTAAATTTCGGCCGGCTCGATTAAGTCAAATGGACCCGCTCAATCGATTCACCAGGGTGCACGCTTAAAACGAGTGACACGAGCGAACGACCTTGGCGGGCCGCGCCAAAGCGGCGCGGCCCGCATCCCATCAACCGATCACTTCGCCGGCGAAATTGTCACCGTCTCCTCACCGTCTTCCGCAAACTCCACGGGCACGGTCCAGACGTAGCTCTTGGGGATGCACAACCCCTCGCTGCCGCCTTGCTTGCAGACGAGGGCACCGACGGACAGCTTCAGGGTTAGCGTCTTGCCGACCTCTAGCTCCTCGGTCAGGGGCAGGTCGAGGCTGAACTCGCTCTTGGCGGGCTCGATGCGGCCTCCGCTCGTGGTGACTTCGCCCTTCAGGGCGTCTTCGGCGCCGGGGGTCTCGGCCAGGTAGACGACGGGGGCCTCGGGGCCCAGCTTGAAGCCCTCGGGGATGGGCAGGGTGATGCTAACTTTCAACGACTTGCCGGGCTTCAGCTTCGCCAGGGGAAGGGTGGCCTCGGTTGGGTTGGCGAAGGAGGGCTTGCGGGGCTTGAGCTTGGGGGCTTCAAGGCCGGCGAGGGCCAGGGTGGTGACTTCCTTGGTGGCCAGGTCGATGGCGCGGATCCGGTGGTTGTTGGTGTCGGCCACGTAGAGGATCTTGCCGCCGACGCTCAGGCCGCCCGGCTCGTCGAAGCGCGGCGGGGTGTCGGAGAGGCCGGGCTTCACGGCTCCCACGAAGGTCTGGACCGACTTGGTCTTGGGGTCGGAGACCTTGATCTTGTTGTTGTAGGTGTCGGCGATGTACAGCTTGCCGTCGGCGTAGGCCAGGCCCAGGCAGTGCTGGAGGCGGACTTCCTTGCCGATGCCGTCGACGTCGCCGAAGCCGAAGAGGCCCACCCCCGCGATCCGGTCGACCTTGTCCTTGTTGTCGCCGGCCAGTCCGATCGAGCGGACGCCGGAGACCTCGGAGTCGGCCACGAAGAGGTACTTGCCGTCGGTCGCCAGGCCGCTCGGCTGCGCGAACTCGGCACTCTGGACGGGGCCGTCGGCGATGTTCTCGCGGCCGTTGCCCGCCCAGACGCTGACCTCCTCGGTCTTGATGTCATACTTCCAGATCTGGTGCGGGCCGGCCATCGCCACGGCCAGGGTGTCGGTTCCCGGGATCAGCAGGACGTCCCAGGGGCTGTTCAGGCCGGTCGCGGTGCCGGGGCCCCCGCCTTCGCGCCGGTTCGACTGCTCGCCGTTGCCCGCCACCGTCTTGACCGACTTGGTTGTCAGGTCAATCGCGCGGATCGCGTGGTTCTCGGTGTCGGCCACGTAGAGGGTCTCGCCCACCAGGGCCATGCCCTGCGGCCGGTTGAACTTGGCCTCGCCGTACTTGCCGTCCGAGAGCCCTTCCTCGCCCGTTCCGTAGGTGGCGATCGCCTTGCCTTCGAGGTCCAGCACCACGATCCGGTTGTGGCCCGTGTCGGCGACGAACAGGCGATTGCCGGGCGTGTCGGCCAGCACCTTGCCGGGGTAGAGCAAGGGCCCGCCGGAGGGCCGGTCGCTCTCGGGCTGGAAGACCAGCTTCGCGTCGCTGAGCTCCCCCGCCTTCTTGTGCTTCTCCGCGAGCTTGCCGATCACCTTGTCCAGGACGTCGTAATTGCCCTCGCCGCTGACGTAGCCGACGTACTTGCCGGTGGCGTCGAGCAAGACCAGGGTGGGCCAGCTCTGCACGCCGAACCGGTTCCAGATCACCTGATTGGCGTCGTTGACAACTGGGTGCTTGATCCGGAACTCGGCCACTTTCTTGCGGATGTTCTCCGTCTCGCGCTCGGCCGGGAACTTGGCCGTGTGGACGCCGATGACGACCAGCTCGTCGGGGTATTTCGCCTCAAGCCGGGCCAGATCCGGCAGGATGTGGTGGCAGTTAATGCAGCAATAAGTCCAGAAGTCCAGGAGCACGATCTTGCCGCGCAGGTCGTCCATGTGGATCGGCCCGCCGACGTTGATCCAGCCGAGTCCCCCCTCCAGCGAGGGCTTCATCTCCTCCTGCGCCTGCGCCCTGGGTTGTGCCAGGGAGCTGTACACCAGCGACGCCAGCAGCGCCGCGGCGCCCAGAGTCATGCCCGCCCAGGCTCTCTTCGCGATCATCGGGGGCCAATCCTTTCCTTCGACGATTCGATCCGGGGTTCGGGTGCGGCCTCGGCGCCGTCCCGCCTCCCCTCAACGTTTCAAGCCCGCATTGTATTCGCCCGAGGGGCCCGCCTGGTCGCTTTTTCCGGCCGCGTCGCCGCCCGGGCAACGTCCCCCGGACGCGAGATCATCTGGCGGCCCCCCGACATGGCGGTTAATCTAGCTGACCTTGAGGCCGGTGGCCCCGACCGCGGGGGCCTCTCATGCCCCGACCCCACGCCCATTGCCCGCCCCAGAACGCCGTCGCCGCGGCCGCGCCGGACAGGCCCCGTCAGGTGAGCATCCCCCGCAATGGACCAGTCGCTGATTTGCACCTCCAAGCAGGCCGATCCCTACGGCGAGCTGAAGATTTTTGCGGGCAAGGCCAGCAAAGACCTGGCCGCAAAAATCTGCGAGTACCTGACCATCTCCTGCGCCAAGTCCGAGGCCATGGTCTTCAGCGAGGGCAATGTCTTCGTCAGGGTCCTTGAGAACGTGCGCGGCCGCGACGTCTTCATCGTCCAGGGGACCGAGCAGCCGGTCAACGACAACTTCATGGAGCTGCTCTTCTGGATCGACGCCTTCAAGCGCGCGAGCGCCACCCAGGTCACCGCCGTCATCCCCTTCTTCTCCTACGCCAAGGGGGACAAGAAAGATGAGCCACGCGTCTCCATCCGCGCCCGCGTCTGCGCCGACTGCCTGGAGGCCGCCGGGGCCGACCGCGTCCTGACGCTCGACCTCCACAGCCCGCAAATCCAGGGGTTCTTCCG
It encodes:
- a CDS encoding YitT family protein, with product MTKHPILREFKNSAFIIAGILSAAFGLHGFLLPEGPAHVAAHGAPVETTNPLDTHSRPKLDAEGNSLVKVDDHEIHFIDGGVTGISMLVAKLFGIPLSVLLLVINLPFIAVGYKQIGWAFALRSALAIGGLSICLATIHFPDVTPDNLLTAVFGGFFIGAGIGLAIRGGAVLDGTDIAALLISKKSFVLRVGDVILGLNIVIFLTAAFVLGVESALYSILTYVSASKTLDFILHGIEEYTAITIISEKSEPIRKAIIEVLGRGVTIYKGRRGMSGDDQDILYCVVTRLEIGKVKMIIQDIDKAAFTMVYPLTDVTGGVLKKSGLH
- a CDS encoding VOC family protein is translated as MIQGLRSAIYPAKDLAAAKAWYGAVLGVEPYFDQPFYVGYTVGGFELGLVPDGTPGSHGVQAYWGVPDAEAELKRLVELGARVFEEVRDVGGGIKVASVEDPFGNTFSIVENPHFDAASVR
- a CDS encoding Hsp70 family protein, which encodes MARPRYVIGIDLGTTNCAVAYVDTKGKERPTADIRPFDVPQLVAAGETAPRSMLPSFLYLPGTHDLPQGAAVLPWRDDADRIVGEFARIQGARVPSHLVSSAKSWLCHPGVDREADILPWGAPAEARKVSPVEASADLLRHIRDAWDATFAKGDDTRKFVSQEIVLTVPASFDEAARELTLEAAKRAGILKPVLLEEPQAAFYCWIVSHQDGWQREVKAGERILVCDIGGGTSDFSLITVVETPDGPAFRRVAVGDHLLLGGDNIDLALAHAVEAKLKGARLDTEQWSALRLACRTAKEKLLADGGPERWPVTIAGRGSKLIGGAIQSDLTRDEVRKVALDGFFPATNAADEPGRGARAGLQEFGLPFVNDPAIPRHLSAFLRRHAADGAPEGQPHTGRPDAILFNGGALTPPVVRERIVQVITAWFAGSEPESATPYKPRVLTNASLDLAVANGAAYYGIVRRGGGIRIGGGTARSFYVGFQGQPGSPPWLCTVPRDAQEGDEFAIEGRDFELLMGRPVAFPLASSSVRPQDKPGDLVPADPNSILDLPPLVGLMKVGRKAKAEQIPVSLAARVTEVGTIELWCQSRTDDRRWRLQVQLRGPSNRAEPGADVPIEESERVVLEQSYVDAGVEAIRVAFADPSPPEDRGPSRLVKILEEVVDLPRDQWPPSALRSFWEPLRDAADRRAKSSRHESRWLNLAGYCLRPGVGYPLDELRIKAAWSLWHQSVKHPKDPQCWAEFWILWRRVAAGLTKAHHEEIHRRIAPFLIPPKAAGGLAGVAKKANRPKPEPHEVAEIWRTAAALERIPAAAKTQLGDALAADLTRPGPLAHIPWCLGRLGARVPLFGPANTVVPPDVAARWLAPLLARENPAGRETGDLTFALTQLARLSGDRARDLDPDLRHQVAARLAELGASEESIRPILELQTRKAADQAQALGDTLPTGLRLIVADVAAMA
- a CDS encoding thioredoxin-like domain-containing protein, producing MIAKRAWAGMTLGAAALLASLVYSSLAQPRAQAQEEMKPSLEGGLGWINVGGPIHMDDLRGKIVLLDFWTYCCINCHHILPDLARLEAKYPDELVVIGVHTAKFPAERETENIRKKVAEFRIKHPVVNDANQVIWNRFGVQSWPTLVLLDATGKYVGYVSGEGNYDVLDKVIGKLAEKHKKAGELSDAKLVFQPESDRPSGGPLLYPGKVLADTPGNRLFVADTGHNRIVVLDLEGKAIATYGTGEEGLSDGKYGEAKFNRPQGMALVGETLYVADTENHAIRAIDLTTKSVKTVAGNGEQSNRREGGGPGTATGLNSPWDVLLIPGTDTLAVAMAGPHQIWKYDIKTEEVSVWAGNGRENIADGPVQSAEFAQPSGLATDGKYLFVADSEVSGVRSIGLAGDNKDKVDRIAGVGLFGFGDVDGIGKEVRLQHCLGLAYADGKLYIADTYNNKIKVSDPKTKSVQTFVGAVKPGLSDTPPRFDEPGGLSVGGKILYVADTNNHRIRAIDLATKEVTTLALAGLEAPKLKPRKPSFANPTEATLPLAKLKPGKSLKVSITLPIPEGFKLGPEAPVVYLAETPGAEDALKGEVTTSGGRIEPAKSEFSLDLPLTEELEVGKTLTLKLSVGALVCKQGGSEGLCIPKSYVWTVPVEFAEDGEETVTISPAK